The Oncorhynchus clarkii lewisi isolate Uvic-CL-2024 chromosome 23, UVic_Ocla_1.0, whole genome shotgun sequence genomic interval ACAAATACACACCCGAGACATAAATGCAAGAATACAGTGTACACAACCACCCCTGAAAAGGTTCAATCTCTGGTGTCCCAAAActtaaatttaaaaaaactaTTCTCCAAGGCCATGGATAGTCAACCGTGATATGAACTCCCGCTGCCTGGCAGTGCTGTAACTCCAGTTAGTGAAAGGACAATGAGCTTACAGCAGGCCACCAAGGTACAGATAAAGTGCTTTTTCTTTACATGACACATTAAATAATGAAAGTGAGTAGAAATTAACTTTGGGGATCTCTCAACAACGACCAATACATACCACACTTCTAAAAGGTAATCAAACCAAAAATGGAAGAGACAAATTTGAAAAAAAGTATAAATAACATTACGTCGACATGTCCAACTAGCAATGCTGAAGAAGGCTACAAGGATGAATCACTGTATAATAGAATAAACTACAGTACTATCTCTAGATGGAACAGTTTCACATTCTCATATTTGGAAAGTAAAGAACTTAGTGTACGACTTTTCACCAGAAATGCAGATATACATTTCCTGGTCTGTTCGGGAAGAAAGTGGGTGGGCTTCCAATGAGGATGGCACTGGGACTGAACAGACCTGACGAGGCCCTCTGACTGGTTGTCGATGAACCACTTCACGACCAATCGGTCGAGAGGACGTTCACAAAAGCAGCAGTAATGGAGATCTTAAGGAATTGTAGAAAGGTAAACTTAAATGGTTATGGATAATAAATACATTCTGATTTGTTGTGTGTTGCTATTCAGATTCTACTGATATGGTTAAAAATAAACAATTATTGAAGAATTGTTCCTTGTAGTCCATGAGATGCCTCAAACTGGCATTTCTTGCTCCCTTATCCAGTCAACAACACTCCACCTGGGTGGCCATTTTCCTCCAGCCATGTGGGAGGGGAGGGCGGGGGGGGCGCTGTATAAATAGTGACCCTAGCAACTGCACACGCTTCCTTTCTCTCCTGGGGAGTCAGATTTCCGTGAAGCCTTTGAAAGGAGACTATTCTTCAGTCTTCagactctacagagagagagagagacagatgggagagagAGCAAATAATGGTTAGGCAAATAATGGCAGTATGGTTTCCAATGGAGGGACATTCTAACTACAGGCCTAGACTTTGCACTGGAAGAGTTCTGCATGTTTACAGAAAAGATGGATTCTCACTTGACCATTCAAGATATGCAACATTTCTAACTGAACCGTTTCAGAAGTCACTCttgagcagtggtggaaaaagtacccaattttcatacttgagtaaaagtaaagataccttaaaagaaaatcaCTCAAGTAAAAGCCACCAAGTAAAATcctacttaagtacatttaataacaaatacatttactcaagtatcaaaagtaaaagtataaatcatatccgtatatattaagcaaaccagtctcgatttccttgtttttttaaatttgatttttgatagccaggggcacgctccaacactcacagacataatttacaaatgaagctgTTGTGTGTAGGGAGTTCGCCAGAACAGAGCCAgagtcctgctaagcattcaaaatgtaacgagtcgaaaatgtaaggagtaaaaagtacattattttcttttggaatgtagtagaatagtcaaaaatattaatagtaaagtaaagtacacataccccaaaaaaacaacttaagtagtacttaaaagtatttttacgtaagtactttacaccactgctcaagTAATAAACAATGTATTCCAGACACTTTACAGCCAGATCTCTGGACAGCTGACGTGGCAAAAATATTTATGAGTTACGGAAAGAATGGCATTCTCAAAAAGAGTCTGGTGTGCATTATGAACATAGTTCAGTACAGGTGTACCTTCACATGGCTACTGGGCCTTCACCACAGCAAACAGTGGATGGGAGCTGTCTGGCAGTGTCATATCACCCTAAGACAATATTTAACCTAGGTGTAGGTGAACGGCCTGGTGCTTGGCTACATGGGATCTGATTCCACACACCTATCAACAAAAGAATACCAAGGGAACAAGGGCTTGTGCTTTCGATCTATATGATCAGGCCTAATGTTTTATGACAACTATTGCTAGGCAGACTGAGACCAAATCATAAGTTCCTGGGTTCAGTCAACCAAAATGAGGTGAGCAACAACTTAGTTTAGGCATTAAAAGAGAGGATGTATTCTGAGTGAAGATTTGAAtgagctcagagcccaaaccattGTCCAGCATGTAGCATTAATCCAAGGTACCAGACTACTGTGTATTTAGTGATCAAACTCAAATTGTCTGAGTGTTGTGGACTCACCTACGTTTCGCAGTGAGAGGTGAGTAGAGAGGTGATCTCAGGGCTCATGTGGCCCACGGCCTTGGCAGCTTCCACAATGGCTCGTCGGTACATCCCTTTCTTCTTGCGGTTGAACCGCGACCTGAAAAACTCCCGGAAGGGAGAGAGTTTGGCAACGGAGAGCTGGGAGGTAGTGGGTGAGCCAAACCAGGCCACCTTAGCCTCTGGCCACTGGGCTTCGCAGTTAACGGACTCCTCTTTGCGGCTGCCGCTGATGCTGAGCACCCTTGCCGGCCACCAGGGGAACCCATGGATCTTCCCCCACACCACGTCTCCCACGGCCACCGCATGGCCCTCCTCCGTCACACACTTGGTCATGCTGCGCGTGTGCAGGCGCACGGTGAGTGGCGGCACAGTCTTGCTGTCGTCTCGCGAGAGCGACGAGGAAGACACGGAGGAGATGTGCTCTCCGGGAGCCAGGTCGCACAGCTCCGGGGGCGTGCCGTCTGAGGTGAAGGATTTTGATTCGTCCAGGCTATCGGTGCTGCACACAGACAGGCTGGAGGAGTCCGCCTTCCTCTTACGGAAGTTGATGAGCAGCGTGAGGTCACTGTGGCCTCGGTCGGCCTCCTCTCCAGAGCTCCCCGACCACAGCTCCATGGGAGTCTTCTCCTCAGAGTCCTCCGAGTGGGGCAGGGGACCAGGGACCGGCACCCTGGGGCCTTTCTTCCTCGACCCCTCTACCAGCTCCGCCTCGTACACCGTCAGGCTGTCCTCTCCGTCCCCCAGGGTCGTCACACGGATCTTTGGGGAGGGGAGGTCCAGGCCGGCCGTTAGGGGCCTGGGGAGCTTGAGTTTGGGAATGGACACGGTCAGGCCCGTCCTGGTGGCGTCCAAGATGTGGCGCTGCTCCtgagtctgggttagggtggtgggCTCAGGCACTTTGCCCTGGTGGTGTCTCAGGCCGTTCTGCATCAGCTGCTTGGGGCAGAAAGGCTTGACGGAGCCGTGGACCCGAGCTGGGATCTTCATGACCTCAACCTTGGCTTGCGGAGTGCTGTACGAAATCTTGATGACTGGGCTGTGGGGAATGATGTCTACTGCAGGGAACTTTGGATCGTCATCCCTTTTGTCCTTCCGGAGCCGCTTTCCGTCGTAGCCAGTGGGGCCATTCTCCCGTCTCTTGTTGCTATCCTTGGTGGCGTCTGCGTCCTCTTTCCTGGCCAACTTGACGGACCCCTCGTCGCTGTATAGCGCGTTCTCTTTCCTAGACGTCTTGGTGGTGGGCATCCCGTCTTTACTGTCTTCGTCACTGTTCAGCGTGTTCTTACACTTCTCGCACAACACCTGCCGGGGGCGGAGCCTGATGGTGCTCATGGTCATCTGCCCGGGCTCTCGGGTCCGCCTCTTCTTCCTCTTGATTGTTCGCGGTGGTGGCTGGGGTACCCATTGACCATAGCTGTGGCGGACCCATATGGGTGGAGGGAAGGGAGCACCTTCAAAATAAGGAGGGTATGGAGCCTGCCCGGCAGGCACTGGTGTGGGCAGAGGGGCAGGGAGATGGGCACCTGGTGGATCATTCTCAGGGAGCGTGTTTTCATCCTTTGGTCTATGATGTGAAGACTGGCTGGGAAGTTTAGTAACTGGCTCCTCTGTCAGGACTTCAGGGATTTCACAACCAGGTTTGAATGCAGGGCATTTCACTGGCTTTGTTGTGACATCTGGTAGGCAGAAAAGCCCAGTCCTATAAGAAAACAGTGAAAATAAATACTTTAGTATGTTTTGTAGCTTCTGAGTGTTTGCATCCAATCGTGATGAAGTCAAATTGTTTGCACTCAACATTCACATTGTGAAATAAAGCAGGAATGTCAACTCCTCACTGAGTTCCTGTTCAAGACCATTAACTCAACAAAATCTATGCGCAACAGATGCACTCCTTTGACCCTGTCGGAGCACTTATGAAAGCCCTTATGGTTGCAACACTTCAGTTTGTATAGAAGACACAAATCAGACAACAGATGCTAATTGCTACTTACAACAGATGTTAATGCTGTGAACAAGCTAATTTACAAAACCCACTTCCATTTTCCTAATCAGTGTAGTTCATATCCCAATTACTTCAATACTATAAAAAAGGCAACATCAAAAAAGATTTTCCTTTGTTAGAACATTGCACTTTCTACTGGATTGGGGGTTGGGAGACAGAAAGCAAGCAGGTTGTTGTCTAGCTATCCTATAGCCTGCCCTCCAGCCGTGTGCTACAAACTGAAAGAGCTGGAGTGTGTTTTTTTCTGTAAATTCACATGTTCCTTTCCATTCCAGTGGACCTGCAAATGTAACACATCCAAGCCAGGATTCTCGAAGGAACCCTTTGAAAGGTAGCTGACAGTAGCAACATGGCTGTGCTCTGCTGTCAGAGACAGCAGACAAAGAGACTACAGGAAACCCAGGAGCCCCCCTCCACTCCATCTGACTGAACAAAAACAATCCCATGAATCACTCGGGACCAAGAGAGCCAGGGGATTCACTTGTTTCCATATCAGTGTCTGCTGGGAGCTTGTATGTTATGAGAATATTAATTAAAGCACATTTAGGAAGCCCGAAAGGCGTTTCCCCATGAGCAGCTATTGGCACCTTTCAATAAAGCGTCTCGGCGAGGCCCGTTTCCTGTGGTTTGGGGGAAGACCTTTAAAAAGGCCCTTATTGAGAAACAAAATCTCAGCCGTCGCGAAGGTTTAAACAGGAGGTACAGTCCTGGCCTAGGCTGTGTACAAGGTCATAGCGGTTAACCGGCCATGACTCAAACACTTGCCATTTAATCTTGTATTCATCATAACCAAATAAAGTGATCCTGCTAAAAAAAAGTTGACGACATGAAAACTAGAGACACAATGACGGGAAATGCATTTTTATGAACCTAAAACGGAAGAACTCGCATTTTGACACAAGGCAAAATAGGCCTGTATGCCAAACCACTGTTCTTTGTTTAAGCCACAGGGGAAGGTGAATCTCAGGGCATTTGGAGTGATCGATCACATGAACATGTAGGCCTACTGACAGGAAAAGCCATTAAGAgtaaaaacaaataaacacagtAAAATATAAAAGGTGCACTCACTGCACTGTACTAGTGCAACACAAGGCCAGAACATGTGACTAGAGTCCTGGTGTGACACACTGCATGCCCCATATTAATACCAATCATTCAAAGAAAATGTTATACCTTAGGCTACCCATTGTTAACACCCTATACATAGGCCTAAATGTGATTTCTAGCCAACATTGTCTACTCTAGTTCACCCTTTGTCAAGCACAAAGTAGGCCTATAGCCTAGTTTTACTGGTGTCTGTAACCTCCTTGGTAACTTAACGAGTGCCATCTTTAAACAGCTGTATAATCTCTTATTTTTTGTTTCAGGTCAATCATttataacaaaaatatatacttaATTGTTTCAACCTAGGCCTACAGTAAAAGCACCAGAAGTCGCCTAAATTATTAATGGTGTTTATGCCCATCACCTTACACAGGCCTAGCTATGTAGGTAGATCGATGAATTATAAGAATGCATATACAAAAGTGTAATATGAGAAAGGGTGTTTCAGCAAGGCCTGTTATAGTTGGATACATTGTAGCCAGTCTAAATCTAGACAACAGTAAACTGGATTGATAGCTAAGCTAACAATGAGGTATGAAGGTACCCACAAATATATGTATAACTAACCCCTGTCTGTGGTACCCACGTAGGCATAATTTTTCTTGAAATGCCCATCGCATGTTactttcagttttttttaatgtaCTTTATCCAAGTTTCATAGTAAATGATACACGTGTTTATATGCTATTAATACATGTTGGCTGTAAAAGTGAGCAAAACAaatagttaacgttagctggctaactagctagctaaatcgcCTTGGAGTCTTTTGCATGAAGGCCCAtgtagctacctagctagtttagccagctaacgttagctagataattACTTTGTGATAAATGTATCAAATTATTCGAAAAAAATAACTTACTTTTTGTTGCAATCGAGTAATATCCCCATGTAGCTCCTTTCTTGATAGGTTAGCGTAACCACTAGTGTATCGTTAACTATTTGATCGATAGTAACAGGAATCTGAGAGCCGGCCCGCAGCTCGTCGGCCACAGCCTCCATATTTTCCGGCGTGAGATGTCCGGCTTGGCAGGACTCGATCGCGGCCGCGGGAGCCACGATCGCCTCGGTTAAAGATGCTACTCCCCTTCTACTTTCGAGCACGGGAGGCTACACCAGGGCACGAAATGATCAACCCCCACATAGTCAATTACAACAGTTCTGCCACTGATGACATCACACaagaagaacagaggagagaaacctTTTTAAATTGCCTCTCTGTCTTGCTTGAAATTATACCATTTGGCGTTCAGTTTATTAACTCTAATGTAGCCACCATTCAGAAAATATAGCTATTTCATCATTAGCTATACTCTAGCTAAAAGCCATGTCTGCTCTGCTGGTTTGCAGACAATACATCCACCCTTCTTGGAATGACGAATGCATGATTTTTTTCgtatttatttgtatattttcTATTATCTTCTCTTCAAGGACATTTGTATCGTGCCATTCACAATTAAATATAGGCTACCCTCTTTAACTTTGCTGGTTTACATGCATCACCCCACCCCCAtctttactgtctgtctgtactctgtATCCAAGAAATAGGTCATTTAGGCTTTAGCGTATACATGATCAGTCGCTGTATAGCTTATTTATAGATGCAGGCACCTGAAATACAGTGACCTATTAGGCTATATATGGCACTATATTGAAGAATGAGTTTGTTTTCTTTGGGACACAAGCACTTTATAAATACTATATAATGTcgtgtcaaatcaaatttgtcacgTATACatattagcagatgttaaagcaggtgcagcgaaatgcttacgtTTCAAGCTCCAGTAGTGCCAAACAGTACAATTCTAATACACAAATATTGTATTAGAATaagttaaaaacaaaaaaataagaaGAACGAGCAATATCAGAactagcaatgtcagagtccgggaAATATtctgtgtatagacagtatggaccaAGATTATTATAATAAATTAAAACTGAAACAAAAACGAATAATGAAAAAACTATTTAGTAAACTGACATATAAATACACAACCCCGTTTGAAAAGCTTTAAAGCTATACTGAAACGTATCTTTGACTCCAAAACGAACAACAAATGAATAAAACACATCATGAATTATGTTCAGTTTAAGTTTTTTTACCTCACAATTTTGGGCAAAAATGTAATGGGGTTTGGTTTTCAAGTTTTTTCTTCTAATGGGGTGTCTGTATCTCGCAAGTCATATTGAGATTGACTTTAATTTAAATTTTAGACTGAGCAAGATTAAAATTTTTTGGTAATTTAGCTgacactctcatccagagcaatttacaggatAAATTAGGTTTAAATGCCTTGCTTAGAgcagatcgacagatttttcacttagtcggctcggggattcgaatcAGCGacctttaggttactggcccaacactcttaaccaagtatgggtagctgcagcccaatatggtgacagAAAATGGGCGACTGAGTGTGTCGAAAGCAGTGGGTGTATGGAAAGCGAATCAGCTAATTAGGCAGATTGTTGCCACTCAAGACCGTTTTGCGTGGCTGTTTGGGCTGTACAACGAGTCGATAAGCCGTCGACCGGTGTTGTGCCTGCTGACATGAAGTGCCTCCTTCCTACtaattaaagaaaaaataaatcaTGGTAGTGTCGCCGGCAATAGTTACATGGCAATTGTTTTCCTGACACGTGATTTTATTTCAGGTAGGTTAGCTGCATACACAATAAATAACTAATATTGATAACCATCTAGATGTCACCTTGATACATACAGTCTACTACTCAATGGGGAGTgcataatatatgccatttagcttctttaaaaaaaagtcatttagcagactaaaAGCGATTTACAGTCATGgctgcatacattttacatatggatggttgcgggaatcgaacccactacccATGATCTACAACATTAACACTGGGGCAGTGCCCTTAGCTCCCGATTGTCATACACTACCGTCCGGCAACGGCGTGGGAAGTAGCTAACTACCTAGTCGCCAATATCAGGGTGACAGTCACAGTAAACACACGCATACAAGACAATAAGCAACAGTTCACCCTTCATCGATACTTTATCATAAATAAACAATCCTCAGTTTTATAATTGAAAATGTACAATTATTTGTGTTAAACTAACAGTCCACTCAGCACGTGAAGTCCATGGACGTCGAATTATGGGTGATATCAGGTCTGTCCGTCGTGGCTGCTATTTCACCCAAAAATAGATAATCCCAAATGGGCTAGGTTTAGTCCGTCCTTGGTTTAAATTTAGCCGAAGATCAGCCTGACCGctcagcaaaggggagaccatgATGCCCATGATTTCGAGATGTTCAACgaacacatacttttggtcatgtagtgtaggtaGCAAACCAGCTAGCTATGCGTTCCTGCCTTGTTTACTAGCTAGGTAATTTAGCATCTGACTGCAGGTAACTTTACCCAgagtagctaacgttaactgcTAGAGAAAAATAGTTCGCTAACGCTATCTAGTTACATACTGTAACTAACACGCACACAATGACTAGATAAGCACCAGCAGTAGATAAGCCTTTGTAATGTTGTCACAGAAGCAAATTGGTTGTTAAAATATATTCAAATGTATATAAATGAATTTGTTAAATTGGGCACCCATAAGATTACAAGCCGTTTTCAGTCATATTCTACCAATGTCAAAACATCTAACAACTTGACAAATTCAATTTGTCTAAAATACATTCCTATTTTGTGGTTATTTCCACGAAGCCACCATAATTGAATCAATAGGCTATGGGTTTTGCAATAAGATGAGatcaacaaaaataatatttccAACGAGCACAGCAAGCTaggctgctataacagtctccactcttctgggaaggctttccactagatgttggaacattgctgcggggacttgcttccattcagccatgagcattagtgaggttgggcactgatgttgggcgattaggcctggctcgcagtcggcattccaattcatcccaaaggtgttcgatggggttgaagtcagggctctttggaggccagtcaagttctcgacaaaccatttctgtagggacctcgctttgtgcacggcattgtcatgctgaaacaggaaagggccttccccaaactgttgccacaaagttggaggtacagaatcgtctagaatgtcattgtatgctgtagcataaagatatcccttcactggaactaagggggcTAGCccgaaccattattcctcctccaccaaactttacagtgggcactatgcattggggcaggtagccttcTCCTGggatccaccaaacccagattcattcatcggactgccagatgggtaagtgtgattcatcactccagagaacgcgtttccactgctccagagtccactggcagcaagctttacacctctccagccgacgcttgggattgtgcatggtgatcttaggcttgtgttcggctgctcggccatggaaacccatttcatgaagctcccgacgaacagttcttgtgctgacgttgtttcTAGAggcagtgttgcaaccgaggacagacaattttatgcgctacgcacttcagcattcggtggtcccgttctgtgaacttgagtggcctaccactttgtggctgagtcgttgttgctccacttcacaataacatcacttacagttcaccagagcagctctagcaggacagaaatttgacgaactgacttgttggaaaggtggcatcctatgaaggtgccacgttgaaagtcaccaaggccattctactgctaatgtttgtctatggagattgcatggctgtgtgcttggtgTGGCTGACATCACCGAAtccaattttttaaaatgttatatccgtgtaacgggtgtggctgaaatagccaatccactcatttgaaggggtgtccacatacttttgttatatacattaccagtcaaaaaaTTGGACACagttactcattcaagggttttctttatttttactattttctacattgtagaatagtagtgaaggcatcaaactatgaataacacatatggaatcatgtagtaaccaaaaaagtgttaaacaaatcaaaatataatttatatttgagattcttcaaagtagccaccctttgccttgg includes:
- the LOC139381881 gene encoding PWWP domain-containing protein 2B-like isoform X1, with translation MEAVADELRAGSQIPVTIDQIVNDTLVVTLTYQERSYMGILLDCNKKTGLFCLPDVTTKPVKCPAFKPGCEIPEVLTEEPVTKLPSQSSHHRPKDENTLPENDPPGAHLPAPLPTPVPAGQAPYPPYFEGAPFPPPIWVRHSYGQWVPQPPPRTIKRKKRRTREPGQMTMSTIRLRPRQVLCEKCKNTLNSDEDSKDGMPTTKTSRKENALYSDEGSVKLARKEDADATKDSNKRRENGPTGYDGKRLRKDKRDDDPKFPAVDIIPHSPVIKISYSTPQAKVEVMKIPARVHGSVKPFCPKQLMQNGLRHHQGKVPEPTTLTQTQEQRHILDATRTGLTVSIPKLKLPRPLTAGLDLPSPKIRVTTLGDGEDSLTVYEAELVEGSRKKGPRVPVPGPLPHSEDSEEKTPMELWSGSSGEEADRGHSDLTLLINFRKRKADSSSLSVCSTDSLDESKSFTSDGTPPELCDLAPGEHISSVSSSSLSRDDSKTVPPLTVRLHTRSMTKCVTEEGHAVAVGDVVWGKIHGFPWWPARVLSISGSRKEESVNCEAQWPEAKVAWFGSPTTSQLSVAKLSPFREFFRSRFNRKKKGMYRRAIVEAAKAVGHMSPEITSLLTSHCETV
- the LOC139381881 gene encoding PWWP domain-containing protein 2B-like isoform X2 is translated as MEAVADELRAGSQIPVTIDQIVNDTLVVTLTYQERSYMGILLDCNKKTGLFCLPDVTTKPVKCPAFKPGCEIPEVLTEEPVTKLPSQSSHHRPKDENTLPENDPPGAHLPAPLPTPVPAGQAPYPPYFEGAPFPPPIWVRHSYGQWVPQPPPRTIKRKKRRTREPGQMTMSTIRLRPRQVLCEKCKNTLNSDEDSKDGMPTTKTSRKENALYSDEGSVKLARKEDADATKDSNKRRENGPTGYDGKRLRKDKRDDDPKFPAVDIIPHSPVIKISYSTPQAKVEVMKIPARVHGSVKPFCPKQLMQNGLRHHQGKVPEPTTLTQTQEQRHILDATRTGLTVSIPKLKLPRPLTAGLDLPSPKIRVTTLGDGEDSLTVYEAELVEGSRKKGPRVPVPGPLPHSEDSEEKTPMELWSGSSGEEADRGHSDLTLLINFRKRKADSSSLSVCSTDSLDESKSFTSDGTPPELCDLAPGEHISSVSSSSLSRDDSKTVPPLTVRLHTRSMTKCVTEEGHAVAVGDVVWGKIHGFPWWPARVLSISGSRKEESVNCEAQWPEAKVAWFGSPTTSQLSVAKLSPFREFFRSRFNRKKKGMYRRAIVEAAKAVGHMSPEITSLLTSHCET